Proteins encoded together in one bacterium window:
- a CDS encoding GIY-YIG nuclease family protein, producing the protein MYYVYILFSLKDQKFYIGFTHDLKRRMTEHSTGKVPSTKPRLPLKLIFYEAHLSKIDAQRRENYFKTEKGKSTLRQMLRSSLKDLVLVK; encoded by the coding sequence ATGTATTATGTTTATATCCTTTTCAGTCTAAAAGATCAAAAATTCTACATCGGTTTTACACATGATTTAAAACGAAGAATGACGGAGCATTCCACAGGAAAAGTCCCCAGCACTAAACCACGCCTTCCTTTAAAATTAATCTTTTATGAAGCTCACCTTTCAAAAATTGACGCCCAAAGAAGAGAAAACTATTTCAAGACAGAAAAAGGCAAATCAACTCTGCGGCAAATGTTAAGAAGTTCTTTAAAAGATTTAGTTTTAGTTAAATAA
- a CDS encoding glycosyltransferase family 2 protein, with translation MKTNIQVKPKKVTAVMPAYNAEKTLEKTLKDIPEGSVDEIILTDDGSSDHTVEVARKLGITVLRHDKNKGYGANQKTCYDAALKTGADIVVMIHPDYQYDSRLIPFAVGFLSAGICDVIIGSRIRTRRETLESGMPLYKYISNRFLTIIENIILGQNLGDFHSGFRVYTREVLEKIPYWENSNDYVFDSEFLAQAVFFGFRIGDIPVPTRYFPQASSINFKRSVKYGFQTLSVLAKYMLQKTGLVRFGIFREGRK, from the coding sequence ATGAAAACTAATATTCAGGTAAAGCCAAAAAAGGTAACTGCCGTCATGCCCGCCTACAACGCGGAAAAGACCCTCGAAAAAACTTTGAAAGATATACCCGAAGGCAGCGTTGATGAAATAATTTTAACGGATGACGGGAGTTCAGACCATACAGTGGAAGTTGCACGAAAACTCGGCATTACAGTCTTACGCCATGACAAAAATAAAGGATATGGCGCAAACCAGAAAACGTGCTATGACGCGGCGTTAAAAACCGGGGCCGATATAGTGGTCATGATTCATCCCGATTATCAGTATGACAGCCGTTTAATACCTTTTGCCGTAGGTTTTTTATCCGCGGGGATCTGCGATGTTATTATAGGTTCACGCATAAGGACCCGGCGCGAAACACTTGAAAGCGGCATGCCCCTGTATAAATATATAAGCAACAGGTTTTTGACGATAATTGAAAACATTATTCTGGGCCAGAACCTCGGCGATTTTCATTCCGGTTTTCGCGTTTACACGAGGGAGGTTTTAGAGAAAATCCCTTACTGGGAAAATTCAAATGATTATGTTTTTGATTCGGAATTTCTTGCCCAGGCTGTTTTTTTCGGCTTCAGGATAGGGGACATACCGGTCCCCACCCGTTATTTTCCCCAGGCATCTTCAATCAATTTTAAAAGAAGCGTCAAATACGGGTTCCAGACCCTGTCCGTCCTGGCAAAATATATGCTTCAAAAAACGGGATTGGTGAGGTTTGGGATTTTTCGGGAGGGAAGAAAATAA
- a CDS encoding septation protein SpoVG family protein, translated as MEITEVRVFLRKDETEKVKAYITVTFDNAFVVRDLKILDGKNGLFVAMPSRRMRVGCPKCSHKNNLHSRFCSHCGQALESVVNDESIDRKDEHKDIAHPITTEMRNYIQDKVISAYKQKLQEEGVPA; from the coding sequence ATGGAAATCACTGAAGTAAGGGTATTCTTAAGAAAAGATGAAACAGAAAAAGTTAAAGCTTACATCACGGTGACCTTTGATAATGCTTTTGTTGTCCGTGACCTGAAAATCCTGGACGGCAAAAACGGCCTTTTCGTTGCCATGCCAAGCCGCAGGATGCGCGTAGGCTGTCCTAAATGCAGCCATAAAAATAACCTCCACAGCCGTTTTTGCAGCCATTGCGGCCAGGCCCTTGAATCCGTAGTCAATGATGAATCTATTGACCGTAAAGATGAACACAAAGATATCGCGCATCCCATTACCACAGAGATGCGGAATTACATACAGGATAAGGTGATCTCGGCCTACAAACAAAAGCTCCAGGAAGAGGGAGTTCCCGCGTAA
- a CDS encoding glycosyltransferase family 39 protein produces the protein MKISEFKIDKSFYILLIILSSALIIRLFYLSEYVKSSIYPIMVHSDSYCYYIWAKDILSGDLLGSGVFMKWPLYAYLLAFLFKTFGENIGTIYSIQFIVGVVNCLLIYLIAKKIFNEKTAVISGVLYLLSSKFIIYEGLLVYTALSVFFNLLFIFLLLKFDINTGRIKIFMLGTLLGVAVLTQANILFFGIFSFVLILSKTKPVFKNFVFKNFVFLSGLFLIVGSAALRNYKVEKDFVLISGNLGFNFYLGNNPDANGIFHCPDNISFNQEDMLRDAMILAQNETGRKLKTSQISDFWFRKGLAFITNEPQKYLKLLLKKTGYVLTGNFSGPDIENNFISDEIKLFKYNGLEIKLIVMFCLLGMFLAKNECDKKAAVLYLAVIFLVSSIIMFFVTLRYMMTVLPFMIIFSGYGLFSLAKIFLDKKYARFFMLTAFLVLFLIISFTLKLKAWGKPDVDYYLSRAVKHEIKSEYQNALEQLDLAEKIGHDNQRILFRKGIIFYYLNDLTRAENIFKRILEINPLRVDVYYNLGLIYNKNGQFEKAKQMLIKGICLDPEALNIRYALAVSYKNSGENFQAEKELKYVKEHISLWRTEEINIVNKQLEELEKSRNEN, from the coding sequence ATGAAAATATCTGAATTTAAAATTGATAAATCATTTTACATCCTTCTGATTATCCTTTCAAGCGCCCTGATTATCCGTTTATTTTATCTTTCCGAATATGTTAAAAGCAGTATTTACCCTATAATGGTCCATTCGGACAGCTATTGTTATTATATCTGGGCCAAAGATATACTTTCCGGAGATTTATTAGGCTCCGGAGTTTTTATGAAATGGCCGTTATATGCTTATTTATTGGCTTTTTTATTTAAGACATTCGGGGAGAATATAGGGACAATTTATTCAATACAGTTTATAGTGGGGGTAGTTAATTGTTTATTAATTTACCTGATTGCTAAAAAAATATTTAATGAAAAAACAGCGGTGATTTCCGGTGTTTTATATTTGCTCTCAAGCAAATTTATAATATACGAAGGCCTGCTTGTTTATACGGCTTTATCTGTTTTTTTTAACCTGTTGTTTATTTTTTTACTGCTGAAATTTGATATTAATACAGGCAGGATAAAAATATTCATGCTCGGAACATTGTTAGGGGTTGCCGTTTTGACCCAGGCCAATATACTATTTTTTGGAATATTTTCATTCGTATTGATTTTGTCAAAGACAAAACCCGTTTTTAAAAATTTTGTTTTTAAAAATTTTGTTTTTTTGTCAGGTTTATTCCTTATAGTAGGTTCAGCGGCGTTAAGAAATTACAAGGTTGAAAAAGATTTTGTGCTGATATCGGGTAATTTGGGATTTAATTTTTATCTGGGAAATAACCCGGATGCCAACGGTATTTTTCATTGCCCGGATAATATCAGCTTTAACCAGGAGGACATGCTGAGGGATGCCATGATTCTGGCCCAAAATGAAACAGGGAGAAAATTGAAAACATCCCAGATTTCTGATTTCTGGTTCCGGAAAGGATTGGCTTTTATCACTAATGAACCTCAGAAATATTTAAAACTGTTGTTAAAAAAAACAGGCTATGTTTTAACAGGTAATTTTTCCGGGCCGGATATTGAAAATAATTTTATTTCAGATGAAATAAAATTATTTAAATATAACGGCTTGGAAATAAAACTTATAGTTATGTTCTGTTTATTGGGAATGTTTTTGGCAAAAAATGAATGCGATAAAAAAGCCGCTGTCCTTTATCTTGCGGTTATATTTTTGGTATCGAGCATTATAATGTTTTTTGTTACCCTGCGTTATATGATGACGGTTTTACCTTTCATGATAATCTTCTCGGGTTATGGCCTTTTTTCTTTGGCAAAAATATTCCTGGATAAAAAATATGCCAGATTTTTTATGCTGACGGCTTTTCTGGTTTTGTTTTTAATAATAAGTTTTACCTTAAAATTAAAAGCCTGGGGTAAGCCTGATGTTGATTATTATCTTTCCCGGGCGGTGAAGCATGAAATTAAAAGTGAATATCAAAATGCCCTCGAGCAGTTGGATCTTGCTGAAAAAATTGGGCATGATAATCAACGGATTTTATTTCGCAAGGGGATAATATTTTATTATTTAAACGATTTGACACGGGCTGAAAATATATTCAAAAGGATCCTTGAAATTAATCCCTTGAGAGTGGATGTGTATTATAATTTGGGTCTTATATATAACAAAAATGGACAATTTGAAAAGGCGAAACAAATGCTTATAAAAGGAATTTGTCTGGATCCGGAGGCCTTAAATATCCGTTATGCTCTGGCTGTATCTTATAAAAACAGCGGAGAAAATTTTCAGGCGGAAAAAGAATTAAAATATGTCAAGGAGCATATCAGTCTCTGGCGGACTGAAGAAATAAATATAGTTAATAAACAGCTTGAAGAGCTTGAAAAATCAAGAAATGAAAACTAA
- a CDS encoding class I SAM-dependent methyltransferase has product MFPAKDYITGDKFSIHKCSGCGCVFTQFEPCDFGKYYQGPYYGRRKSFVERLINYSRLRKVSGLSGNKINLSVLDIGCGNGSFLSLLSKKGWEVSGTETAPESHFISDGISARICKKDLIKCKFPDNKFDIITMWHTLEHFAGPKVYLSEAKRSLKSGGFLIAEIPNFGSFQSCLTRHNWFHLDVPRHLVHYDPKTVSSLLNSTGFSVLKISHFSFIYGLFGFIQSIINVFTTRKNLLFDLLNGKLKFSRHILKDLLITFGVIVPVSLAGVPIVFLESSLKRGGVITVYASKS; this is encoded by the coding sequence TTGTTTCCGGCAAAAGACTATATTACAGGAGATAAGTTCTCAATTCATAAATGTTCAGGCTGCGGATGTGTTTTTACACAGTTTGAGCCCTGTGATTTTGGGAAATACTATCAAGGTCCCTATTACGGCAGGCGCAAATCATTCGTTGAAAGATTGATTAATTATTCAAGGTTAAGAAAAGTTTCCGGGTTGTCCGGCAATAAAATAAATTTGTCGGTCCTGGACATTGGATGCGGGAATGGCAGCTTTTTGTCTCTTTTGTCAAAAAAAGGATGGGAAGTTTCCGGAACAGAGACTGCTCCTGAAAGCCATTTTATAAGTGACGGAATATCCGCCAGGATCTGCAAAAAGGATTTGATAAAATGTAAATTTCCTGATAATAAGTTTGATATAATAACAATGTGGCACACTTTGGAACATTTTGCCGGGCCGAAGGTTTATTTATCGGAAGCAAAAAGATCCTTGAAGAGCGGAGGTTTTTTAATAGCGGAAATACCGAACTTCGGGTCTTTTCAGTCATGCTTAACCAGGCATAACTGGTTTCATTTGGATGTGCCCCGGCATTTAGTGCATTATGATCCGAAGACCGTAAGTTCTTTACTGAATTCAACCGGTTTTTCTGTCCTTAAAATTTCCCATTTTTCTTTTATATACGGCTTATTTGGTTTTATACAGAGCATTATCAATGTGTTTACAACAAGGAAGAATTTATTATTCGATTTGCTAAACGGAAAACTTAAATTTAGCAGACATATTTTAAAAGATTTGCTGATTACTTTCGGCGTGATTGTTCCTGTTTCTCTGGCCGGTGTCCCTATTGTTTTTCTGGAGTCGTCCCTGAAAAGGGGGGGTGTTATAACTGTTTACGCGTCTAAGTCGTAA
- the ispE gene encoding 4-(cytidine 5'-diphospho)-2-C-methyl-D-erythritol kinase, translating into MDSISLLSYAKINLYLDILDKRPDNYHNILTLFQEIDLADKISFEETTSLIKLRSGGIKVPGGKENIIVRAALLLRETCKIKKGVNIRLEKNIPVSAGLGGGSSNAASTLKGLSLLWQINIPREKLISLASELGSDVPFFLTGGTCIGKGRGEILTPVYNTPSFWVVIIKPEIPVLTQWAYQKIELTKTIKTDKLKYPFFTDENYNFIALKNNLYNKFEGCVIPEFPEIGEKKKELESFGLSALMSGSGSAVFGIIQEKRKAELAYRELKAKGEQVFLAKTRHH; encoded by the coding sequence ATGGATTCTATTTCTCTCCTGAGTTACGCCAAGATTAATCTTTACCTTGATATTTTAGACAAACGCCCTGATAATTACCATAATATCCTGACTTTATTCCAGGAAATCGACCTTGCCGATAAAATTTCTTTTGAAGAAACAACTTCATTGATTAAACTCCGTTCCGGGGGAATAAAAGTCCCCGGCGGGAAAGAAAATATAATTGTCCGGGCGGCACTGCTTCTCAGGGAAACCTGTAAAATAAAAAAAGGCGTCAATATCCGCCTTGAAAAAAATATCCCGGTATCCGCGGGGCTTGGAGGAGGCAGCAGCAACGCGGCTTCAACATTAAAAGGATTATCTCTTTTATGGCAGATAAACATTCCGCGGGAAAAACTTATATCATTGGCGTCTGAGCTTGGGTCCGATGTCCCTTTCTTTCTGACCGGAGGGACATGCATCGGGAAAGGCCGCGGGGAAATCCTGACGCCTGTTTATAACACTCCTTCTTTCTGGGTAGTAATAATAAAACCTGAAATACCTGTTTTAACACAATGGGCTTATCAAAAAATAGAGTTGACAAAGACCATAAAAACTGATAAACTTAAATACCCTTTTTTTACAGATGAAAACTATAACTTTATTGCATTAAAGAACAATCTTTATAATAAGTTTGAAGGCTGTGTGATACCGGAATTCCCGGAGATCGGGGAAAAGAAAAAAGAACTCGAATCTTTCGGATTAAGCGCCTTAATGTCAGGCAGCGGTTCGGCTGTGTTCGGAATTATCCAGGAAAAAAGGAAAGCTGAATTGGCATACCGCGAACTAAAGGCTAAGGGAGAACAGGTCTTCCTGGCAAAAACAAGACATCATTGA